The Alphaproteobacteria bacterium US3C007 genomic interval TCCCGTGTTTGTTGACGGCGCATATAATCTTGGATCGTGGTGTATATTTTCCAGCCATTTGGATGCCAAAAAATTTGCCCGGGGGCCTCTTCTTGCATGTGAAACAGAGCCATTTCACGGCCTAATTTCCGATGGTCGCGCTTTGCGGCTTCCTCAAGCATATGCAGGTGGGCTTTTAGCTGCTCTTTATTTAAAAACGCGACGCCGTAAATACGCTGCAACATGGCGCGATTGCTATCGCCGCGCCAATAAGCACCGGCCACCGACATCAGCTTAAACGCGTCGGCGGGAACTTGTCCTGTATGTTGTAAATGTGGTCCACGGCACAGATCCTGCCAATCGCCATGCCAATACATGCGCAGAGGTTCCGCGCCGGGTATCGCCTCAATCAGTTCAACCTTATAGGGTTCATTTGACTGGGTATAATGCTGCACGGCTTCGTCACGCGACCAGATTTCTGTGCGAACTGCCTCGCGTTTATTGATGATGGCTTTCATAGTTTTTTCAATCAAACCAAGATCTTCTGGGGTAAATGGCTCGGTGCGGTCAAAATCGTAATACCAACCGTTTTCAATCACTGGGCCGATTGTCACCTTTACGTCGGGCCAAATCTCTTGCACGGCGCGGGCCATGATATGCGCCAGATCATGGCGCACCAACTCCAGCGCAGGTGCCACGTCTTTCATCGTGTTGATAGCGATTGCGGCGTCGTTTTCGATGGGCCATTGTAGATCCCAATGGGCTTCGTCTAGCGTTGCGCTAATAGCTTTTTTGCCCAGCGATGTCGCAATATCATTGGCCACTTCGGCTGCGGTTATCCCGGCCGCATAGCTGCGCTTGCTGTTATCTGGAAGGGTGAGCGTAATTTGGGACATCAGATGCCTCCTCGTCATTTTGGCGCCGACCATGCGCCCGGTTGCGGGTTTAACCTCTTTTGGCGCGTCTTGCGTTCATCGTCAAGCAAGCTTTTGCTAATTTTAAAAGCGCTGGCTTGACCAAGCAGGGGATGCCCTGTCACAACGAAAGCCAACCTTAAACGATAAGGATTTATGATGCCCGCTTTTTACACCACGCCGCAGGCGCGCCGGCTTGCCTATCACAAAACCGCAGGCGCTTCGCCCAATTTGGTGTTTTTGGGGGGATTTAAATCCGATATGCAGGGTTCAAAAGCGCTTTTCCTAGAAAGTTGGGCGCAGCAGCGCGGCTTTTCTTATCTGCGTTTTGATTATTCTGGTCATGGCGAGTCTTCAGGCGTGTTTACCGATGGATCTATTGGGAACTGGGCGCAGGATGCAGAGGCTATCATTAGCGAAAAAACGCAGGGACCTATCATGCTTGTCGGATCCTCGATGGGCGGGTGGATTGCGTTGCTTTTGGCGCAACGGTTGGCAGGTCGTGTTGCAGGTTTGATGACAATCGCGGCTGCACCTGATTTTACCGAAGACAGCATGTGGCCGAGTTTTTCGGCTGAACAAAAAGCCGAAGTTTTGGAAAAAGGTCTTACCTTATTGCCCTCTGAATATGGCGAGGCTTATCCGATCACTCGACAGTTGATCGAAGAGGCCCGTGACCATCTGGTGATGCGGGCAAGTCTGTCCTTGCCGTTTCCGGTGATCTGCTTGCAAGGCACACAAGATCGTAGCGTAACGCGCCAAACCGCCCTTAATTTGCTAGATCATATTGAAAGCCCGGATGTGTCATTAACTTTTTTGGCGGGGCAAGATCATTCCTTTTCAACTGCCGAATGTTTGGCTGTAATTGA includes:
- a CDS encoding alpha/beta hydrolase, whose product is MPAFYTTPQARRLAYHKTAGASPNLVFLGGFKSDMQGSKALFLESWAQQRGFSYLRFDYSGHGESSGVFTDGSIGNWAQDAEAIISEKTQGPIMLVGSSMGGWIALLLAQRLAGRVAGLMTIAAAPDFTEDSMWPSFSAEQKAEVLEKGLTLLPSEYGEAYPITRQLIEEARDHLVMRASLSLPFPVICLQGTQDRSVTRQTALNLLDHIESPDVSLTFLAGQDHSFSTAECLAVIDQNLRVLFEKSTKHMGQP